In Leptospiraceae bacterium, one DNA window encodes the following:
- the secD gene encoding protein translocase subunit SecD gives MKSTAWIILPIVILIASGIVLYPNFAERELELFINPEFHSLSKETKEKYLQNFGEKWKKDYNNNGSLSISVEPTLQNLPSNNLIIVRGRFITSAKINQISQENSKLFLESKNRLRPTEIENFLRGGKLMTIKLGLDLQGGMRVVMKGDFESYAEKLRDIYSKEISELETTINTPSKTEDEKKKAKNRLNEINEYFTLNDSRKLIELEKAKLIIDNRLTTQNLTEPQVRIQKDQDSIEVSLPGVANSSQILEILQNTETVEYRLEEPRTENSFEAAIERNEQELVNKGKREDTEIIQLQNLVNSRQGKNSIDDFLEKMEARYKIPKDKYKLYTYWARGSKPNSPLIPRRFVVLERAIALSGNDLTNARPSFNSNNYGWTVSFSLTAMGAEKFFDITSKNKGRNLAIVWGDKVISNPTINEPIAGGHAEISGSFNQEDAIQLSNVISEGALPIPLSVLEMRFIGPTLGIESIEVGLKSVVIGFLLVMIYMLFYYKLVGIVADIALLANVIIMVGLLTLMDFTLTLPGFAGVILTVGMAVDANVIIYERIKGEIRAGKPISIAVTHGFENAFWTIFDSNITTLISGILMIRLGNGPIKGFAITLCWGIITSMFTSLLLSRLLLDILVNKIGVKKLSIGFKMLEGKND, from the coding sequence TTGAAATCAACAGCGTGGATTATTTTACCTATCGTAATACTTATCGCATCCGGTATTGTATTGTATCCGAATTTTGCAGAAAGAGAGCTTGAACTTTTTATTAATCCAGAGTTCCATTCTCTTTCCAAAGAAACAAAAGAAAAGTATCTGCAAAATTTTGGAGAAAAGTGGAAGAAGGACTACAATAACAATGGAAGTCTTTCTATCTCCGTAGAGCCAACCTTGCAAAATTTACCATCTAACAATTTGATCATTGTTCGAGGGCGATTTATAACATCGGCAAAGATCAACCAAATTTCTCAGGAGAATTCAAAATTATTTTTAGAATCTAAAAATCGTCTTCGACCCACAGAAATCGAAAATTTTCTGAGGGGTGGAAAGCTCATGACTATAAAACTCGGTTTAGATTTACAGGGTGGGATGCGTGTCGTGATGAAAGGAGATTTTGAAAGTTATGCGGAAAAGCTAAGGGATATTTATTCCAAGGAAATTTCAGAGTTAGAAACTACAATTAATACTCCTTCCAAAACAGAAGATGAAAAGAAAAAAGCAAAAAATCGTCTTAATGAAATTAATGAATATTTTACGCTGAATGATTCCAGAAAACTAATAGAGCTTGAAAAAGCAAAACTGATTATAGACAATAGGCTGACTACTCAGAATTTAACTGAACCTCAGGTGAGAATTCAAAAAGATCAAGATTCGATTGAAGTATCTTTGCCGGGAGTTGCAAACTCTTCTCAAATTTTAGAAATTTTACAGAATACAGAAACTGTTGAATATAGACTCGAAGAGCCAAGGACTGAAAATAGTTTTGAAGCAGCGATCGAAAGGAATGAGCAAGAATTGGTCAATAAAGGGAAACGAGAAGATACAGAGATTATTCAACTGCAAAATCTTGTAAATTCCAGACAAGGAAAAAATTCGATAGATGACTTTCTTGAAAAAATGGAAGCTCGTTACAAGATTCCAAAAGACAAATACAAGCTATATACATACTGGGCAAGAGGAAGTAAACCCAATTCCCCTCTAATTCCCAGAAGGTTTGTAGTTTTAGAAAGAGCAATTGCCTTAAGTGGAAATGATTTAACAAATGCAAGACCTTCTTTTAATTCTAATAATTATGGCTGGACTGTATCCTTTTCTCTTACGGCTATGGGGGCTGAAAAGTTTTTTGATATAACCTCAAAAAATAAGGGCAGAAATTTAGCCATCGTGTGGGGTGATAAAGTAATTTCCAATCCTACTATAAACGAGCCGATTGCAGGAGGGCACGCTGAAATTTCTGGTAGTTTTAACCAAGAAGATGCAATACAATTATCCAATGTAATCAGTGAAGGCGCACTACCTATTCCATTATCTGTTTTAGAGATGAGGTTTATAGGCCCAACACTCGGTATTGAATCTATCGAAGTGGGGCTAAAATCTGTAGTTATCGGATTTTTACTCGTTATGATTTATATGCTTTTTTACTACAAGCTCGTAGGTATTGTAGCAGATATTGCTTTACTTGCCAATGTTATCATTATGGTCGGGCTACTGACTCTTATGGACTTTACTCTGACTCTGCCGGGTTTTGCCGGAGTCATATTGACTGTAGGTATGGCGGTAGATGCAAACGTAATTATTTATGAGAGAATTAAAGGTGAAATTCGTGCAGGTAAACCTATTTCTATTGCAGTGACTCATGGGTTTGAAAATGCTTTTTGGACAATATTTGATAGTAATATCACTACACTTATTTCTGGTATTCTAATGATTCGATTGGGAAACGGGCCGATTAAAGGATTTGCCATAACACTTTGTTGGGGGATTATTACTTCCATGTTTACATCTTTACTTTTGAGTAGGTTACTCCTTGATATATTAGTGAATAAGATTGGAGTTAAAAAACTAAGTATCGGGTTTAAAATGTTGGAGGGAAAAAATGATTAA